The following proteins are co-located in the Gloeocapsa sp. PCC 7428 genome:
- the corA gene encoding magnesium/cobalt transporter CorA, with product MVKTSIQSSASEIKSAREDFFYEQPGSLPGTLSIEEDAPPPVIVLIDYNETHATRKQVSTPEECIPYLDSESVSWVDVQGLGSEDILQRLGNVFKLHPLLLEDVVNVPQRPKVEDHENQLVVIARMVIPKEHKIGFYSEQVGFVLGKNYLLTVQEEPEHDCFETVRQRIRQNKGTLRKQQADYLLYTLLDSIIDGFFPVLEDYGEVIEDLEEEVVTNPTRKTLEKIYRVRRDLLTLRRAIWPQRDAINSLIRDGSAQISESVRIYLRDCYDHAVQVLDMVETYRELAAGLMDVYLSAVSNRMNEIMKLLTVISSIFIPLTFIAGVYGMNFNTERSPWNMPELNWYWGYPLCLMAMGAIAALLVVFFWRRGWFENYSTIADDTEQSNMNILRRRSRR from the coding sequence ATGGTCAAAACATCAATTCAATCTTCTGCTTCTGAGATAAAGTCCGCCCGTGAAGATTTCTTCTACGAGCAACCTGGAAGTTTACCAGGGACTTTGAGTATCGAGGAAGATGCACCGCCACCAGTTATTGTGCTAATTGACTATAACGAAACTCATGCTACACGTAAACAAGTCAGTACACCAGAAGAATGTATTCCTTACTTAGATAGTGAGTCAGTTTCCTGGGTTGATGTCCAAGGCTTAGGCAGTGAAGATATCTTACAAAGATTAGGTAACGTGTTTAAGCTACATCCACTGCTGTTAGAAGACGTTGTTAATGTTCCGCAACGTCCTAAAGTTGAAGATCATGAAAATCAATTAGTTGTCATTGCGCGGATGGTGATTCCTAAAGAACACAAGATTGGTTTTTACAGCGAACAAGTGGGCTTTGTCTTAGGCAAAAATTATTTATTGACAGTCCAGGAAGAACCGGAACATGATTGTTTTGAAACTGTAAGACAACGCATTCGCCAAAATAAAGGTACACTGCGCAAACAACAAGCAGATTATTTACTTTACACGCTCTTAGATTCCATTATTGATGGTTTCTTTCCTGTTTTAGAAGATTATGGCGAAGTCATTGAAGATTTAGAAGAAGAAGTTGTCACTAACCCAACACGTAAAACGTTAGAAAAAATTTATCGCGTCAGAAGAGATTTGTTAACGCTACGGCGCGCAATTTGGCCACAGAGAGATGCAATTAATTCGTTAATTCGCGATGGTAGCGCGCAAATTAGCGAAAGCGTGAGAATTTATTTGCGTGACTGTTATGACCATGCAGTACAGGTTTTAGATATGGTGGAAACTTACCGCGAATTAGCAGCAGGTTTAATGGATGTTTATTTATCCGCTGTCAGTAACCGGATGAATGAAATTATGAAATTGCTCACTGTAATTTCATCCATATTTATTCCGTTAACGTTTATTGCTGGGGTGTACGGGATGAATTTTAATACCGAGCGATCGCCCTGGAATATGCCGGAATTAAACTGGTATTGGGGCTATCCGCTATGTTTGATGGCTATGGGCGCGATCGCGGCTTTACTTGTCGTCTTTTTCTGGCGACGCGGCTGGTTTGAAAATTATTCCACAATCGCGGATGATACTGAGCAAAGCAATATGAATATTCTACGGCGGCGATCGCGTAGATAA
- the rnc gene encoding ribonuclease III yields MILNYPRRQKQLEKLIEKLGLPTQAPVQWHLLDLALTHSSVSAQANYEQLEFIGDAVVRLVAAEVLWETYPECPVGEFAAIRSVLVSDRILATLADEYDLGMYLLVAGSATGDKAGEESRLADAFEAVLGALYLSTHNLELVRPWLDLHFKQLAAQIRSDPARLNYKAALQEWTQAHYKILPEYRVQEIHHHSNIHDRFTAQVWLQGRKLGQGTGRSIKAAEQAAAQAAFLALNSQAPEMVKS; encoded by the coding sequence ATGATCTTAAATTATCCGCGTCGTCAAAAACAATTAGAAAAACTTATAGAAAAATTAGGGCTGCCAACCCAAGCGCCAGTACAATGGCACCTTTTAGACTTGGCGCTAACGCATTCAAGTGTTTCAGCGCAAGCGAACTACGAACAGTTGGAGTTTATTGGCGATGCGGTGGTACGACTCGTTGCAGCCGAAGTGTTGTGGGAAACGTATCCAGAGTGTCCGGTAGGAGAATTTGCGGCAATTCGTTCAGTTTTGGTGAGCGATCGCATTTTGGCAACTTTAGCTGACGAATACGATTTGGGAATGTACTTGTTAGTTGCAGGTAGTGCGACGGGTGATAAAGCTGGAGAAGAATCGCGCTTAGCCGATGCTTTTGAAGCAGTACTCGGAGCTTTATATCTCAGCACTCATAATTTAGAGTTAGTACGCCCTTGGCTAGACCTTCATTTTAAACAGCTTGCCGCTCAAATTCGCTCAGATCCTGCGCGACTTAACTATAAAGCTGCTTTGCAAGAATGGACGCAAGCCCATTATAAAATCTTACCAGAGTACCGCGTACAAGAAATCCATCATCACAGCAACATTCACGATCGCTTTACTGCTCAAGTGTGGCTCCAAGGACGCAAATTAGGGCAAGGTACAGGCAGATCGATCAAAGCAGCGGAACAAGCTGCGGCACAGGCTGCGTTTTTAGCACTGAATAGTCAAGCGCCAGAAATGGTCAAGAGCTAG
- a CDS encoding ATP-binding protein codes for MAKPGQSSFRRILLSRILLLSVPVLLIGEAVAFRKARSILLETARQNLTESAVRKGESIEDAIAALKAISITASQTQILQAGTAIQAQQYLNQLASQLPDYVQCVHLKEAQTQKQIASTCGNIWANTEALLPTPQTRSLLDTPIHVTALLPADLPTKAQNLTPGSDRSLGQLYLRLSTAVFTPTGQPRYILSIQAALESQEHTRRGSLTGYTVVIAQDGTILAHPLAECVGENIRYEPDAVRLQRIVDHAIAGRQDMQNVSFTKNGAEFLAGYSAIASPITNESNHYWTILAVTRLDNALYGLHEIKIILIVLTVGLLAASLLATRYLARDLARPLEKLRDYALNLQSHHVVERVPHNFKIREFQQLAEALERMVERLTASAEEIETAWEEAQVANQLKSEFLATTSHELRTPLNAIIGCVRLVRDGCCDDREEEMEFLQRADEAAIHLLSIINDLLDVAKIEAGKLSVVLEPTDLQQLLKEVINLQTVHIQQKGLQLVASQGIEPIPVQADPAKLKQVLLNVIGNAVKFTEQGRITISTRLEPVTEPSPSSSTRVVITVEDTGVGIDPALQHKLFRPFVMVDGTTTRKFGGTGLGLAISRNLIELMGGSITLHSAGAGQGTTVTITMPVMDLAPFRSHQVREEPRVFDHLHLPSS; via the coding sequence ATGGCTAAGCCAGGTCAATCATCATTTCGCCGCATTTTGCTGTCGCGAATTTTATTATTAAGCGTACCAGTACTACTCATCGGCGAGGCTGTCGCCTTTAGGAAAGCACGCTCTATCCTACTGGAAACGGCACGCCAAAACCTCACTGAAAGCGCGGTGAGAAAAGGAGAGAGTATTGAAGATGCGATCGCCGCGCTTAAAGCTATCTCAATTACTGCAAGCCAAACGCAAATTCTACAAGCAGGAACAGCCATACAAGCGCAGCAGTATCTCAACCAATTAGCGTCACAACTTCCTGATTATGTTCAGTGTGTCCACTTAAAAGAAGCACAAACCCAAAAACAAATCGCGAGTACTTGTGGAAATATTTGGGCTAACACAGAGGCGTTACTACCTACTCCCCAAACGCGATCGCTATTAGATACCCCGATTCATGTGACGGCTTTATTACCTGCTGATTTACCTACAAAAGCGCAAAACTTAACACCAGGTAGCGATCGTTCGCTTGGTCAATTGTACTTACGTTTGTCCACTGCGGTGTTTACTCCCACAGGTCAGCCGCGCTACATCCTGAGTATTCAAGCAGCCTTAGAATCACAAGAACACACACGGCGTGGCTCACTAACAGGCTATACTGTCGTCATCGCGCAAGATGGTACAATTCTGGCACATCCACTTGCCGAGTGCGTTGGCGAGAATATTCGATACGAACCCGATGCCGTGCGACTGCAAAGAATTGTCGATCATGCGATCGCCGGACGTCAGGATATGCAAAATGTATCGTTTACTAAAAATGGTGCCGAATTTTTAGCAGGCTATAGTGCGATCGCTAGCCCAATAACAAATGAGTCAAACCACTACTGGACAATTTTAGCTGTTACGCGCTTAGACAATGCGCTATACGGTTTACATGAAATTAAAATCATTCTGATTGTACTCACCGTTGGGTTACTGGCTGCTAGTTTACTCGCAACACGATATTTAGCACGCGATTTAGCACGACCTCTAGAGAAATTACGCGACTATGCTTTAAATCTGCAAAGCCACCATGTTGTAGAACGAGTCCCGCATAACTTCAAAATTCGAGAGTTTCAACAACTTGCAGAAGCGCTTGAACGAATGGTAGAGCGATTAACCGCATCAGCAGAAGAAATTGAGACAGCTTGGGAAGAAGCTCAAGTAGCAAACCAACTCAAAAGTGAGTTCTTAGCGACAACATCGCACGAACTGAGAACGCCTCTGAACGCGATTATCGGATGTGTTCGCCTTGTCCGCGATGGCTGTTGCGACGACCGCGAAGAGGAAATGGAATTTTTACAACGCGCCGATGAAGCCGCGATTCACCTGTTAAGTATTATTAACGATCTACTAGATGTTGCCAAAATCGAAGCGGGTAAACTATCAGTCGTTTTAGAACCTACCGATTTACAGCAACTCCTCAAAGAGGTGATCAATCTCCAAACCGTTCATATTCAACAAAAAGGCTTACAGCTTGTTGCATCTCAAGGAATCGAACCAATTCCTGTACAAGCCGATCCCGCAAAGCTGAAACAAGTCCTACTCAATGTCATCGGCAATGCGGTTAAGTTTACCGAGCAAGGTAGAATTACGATTAGCACGCGGCTAGAGCCTGTAACGGAGCCGTCGCCGAGTAGTAGTACGCGCGTAGTTATCACTGTAGAAGATACAGGCGTAGGCATCGATCCAGCGCTACAACACAAACTATTTCGTCCCTTCGTGATGGTAGATGGCACAACAACGCGCAAATTTGGCGGTACTGGTTTGGGACTAGCGATTTCGCGCAATTTAATCGAGTTAATGGGGGGAAGTATTACGTTACACAGTGCCGGTGCCGGTCAAGGGACAACAGTTACAATTACGATGCCTGTGATGGATTTAGCGCCGTTTCGTTCGCACCAAGTACGCGAAGAACCACGAGTGTTTGACCACTTGCATCTTCCTAGCTCTTGA
- a CDS encoding RibD family protein, with the protein MADNNQKRPHTTVVLAMSADGKIADIKRSPARFASSVDQAHLEKQLATADAVLFGAGTLRTYGTTMSISHPQLLQQRLEQNLPPQPLQIVASLSAEIDPRIRFFRQQVRRWLLTTTPGARHWHEGVEFERILVCEAPAANGIDWVSALQQLADLGISRLAVIGGGELIASLIADDLIDEFWLTICPLILGGVDAPTPVEGTGFPSEQLAPRLELLSAEVIEQEVFLHYRRQRTED; encoded by the coding sequence ATGGCGGATAACAATCAAAAACGACCTCACACTACAGTAGTTTTGGCGATGAGTGCAGATGGCAAAATTGCTGATATCAAGCGATCGCCTGCCCGCTTTGCTTCATCAGTCGATCAGGCACATTTAGAAAAGCAACTCGCAACCGCTGATGCGGTGCTATTTGGTGCGGGAACTCTTAGAACTTACGGTACGACAATGAGTATTTCGCATCCCCAATTACTCCAACAACGCTTAGAGCAAAATTTACCACCACAGCCCCTGCAAATCGTCGCTTCTTTATCAGCTGAAATCGATCCGCGAATCCGGTTTTTTCGCCAACAAGTCCGTCGCTGGTTACTTACAACAACTCCTGGGGCGAGGCACTGGCACGAAGGTGTAGAATTTGAGCGAATTTTGGTATGCGAAGCACCTGCGGCAAATGGTATCGATTGGGTCAGCGCTTTACAACAACTCGCCGATTTAGGAATATCACGCTTAGCGGTAATTGGTGGTGGCGAACTGATCGCTTCACTCATTGCTGACGATTTAATCGACGAATTTTGGTTGACGATTTGTCCGCTGATCTTGGGCGGAGTTGACGCTCCTACCCCTGTCGAAGGCACAGGGTTTCCTTCAGAGCAGTTAGCGCCTCGTTTAGAGCTACTCTCAGCCGAAGTCATCGAGCAAGAAGTCTTTTTACACTATCGACGGCAACGTACAGAAGATTAG
- a CDS encoding GNAT family N-acetyltransferase — protein MVEQLKPSYLSVAWINHIAEVPQTEWDALAIPLATPFFEWDWLHNLESSGSAVAQAGWLPNHLTVWRDRSLIAAAPLYLKGHSYGEFVFDHQWADLAQRIGVRYYPKLLGMSPFTPATGYRFLIAPGEDEDEITELMVRAIDTFCAKNRISGCHFLYVDPQWQSVLERHGFTTWINHSYVWQNQGFQTFDDYLAVFNANQRRNIKRERKAVATNGLRLQPVTGDEIPKSMFPLMYNFYADTCDKFGWWGSKYLTKKFFEQLHANYRHRVVFFAAYSDHDPRQPLGMSFCLTKGDRLYGRYWGSFQEIDCLHFDACYYAPIEWAISHNIQIFDPGAGGRHKKRRGFPASPNYSLHRFYNRRLEQILCSYIREANEYEQLEIEAINAELPYNQMREGGK, from the coding sequence ATGGTGGAACAACTCAAACCCAGCTATTTATCTGTTGCTTGGATTAATCATATTGCTGAAGTTCCTCAGACTGAATGGGATGCCCTAGCAATACCGCTCGCGACACCATTTTTTGAATGGGATTGGCTGCACAATCTCGAAAGTTCAGGTAGTGCTGTTGCCCAAGCGGGTTGGTTGCCGAATCATTTAACGGTGTGGCGCGATCGCTCATTGATTGCCGCCGCACCACTGTATCTGAAAGGTCATAGCTACGGTGAATTTGTCTTCGATCACCAATGGGCAGATTTAGCGCAACGAATCGGCGTACGATACTATCCTAAACTCTTGGGAATGTCACCTTTTACACCCGCGACAGGCTATCGCTTTTTAATCGCTCCAGGAGAAGATGAAGATGAAATTACTGAGTTGATGGTGCGGGCAATTGACACTTTTTGCGCCAAAAATCGTATTTCTGGTTGTCATTTTCTGTATGTCGATCCGCAATGGCAAAGTGTCCTAGAACGTCATGGTTTCACAACTTGGATTAACCATAGCTATGTCTGGCAAAATCAAGGTTTTCAAACCTTTGATGATTATTTAGCTGTATTTAATGCAAATCAACGGCGGAATATTAAACGCGAACGCAAAGCCGTCGCAACTAATGGGTTGCGATTGCAGCCAGTTACTGGCGATGAAATTCCCAAATCGATGTTTCCGCTGATGTACAATTTTTATGCTGATACCTGCGACAAATTTGGCTGGTGGGGTAGTAAGTACCTGACAAAAAAGTTTTTTGAGCAACTACACGCGAATTATCGGCATCGAGTTGTGTTTTTTGCTGCGTATAGCGATCACGATCCGCGTCAACCGCTGGGAATGTCTTTTTGTTTAACCAAAGGCGATCGCTTGTACGGACGCTATTGGGGAAGTTTTCAAGAAATTGATTGCTTGCACTTTGATGCTTGCTACTACGCGCCCATCGAGTGGGCGATTTCTCACAATATCCAAATCTTCGATCCTGGTGCGGGAGGACGTCACAAAAAACGTCGCGGCTTTCCTGCAAGTCCAAATTACAGTCTGCACCGCTTTTATAATCGTCGTTTAGAGCAAATTTTGTGTTCTTATATCCGCGAAGCAAATGAGTACGAACAGTTAGAAATTGAGGCGATTAATGCGGAGTTACCTTACAACCAAATGCGGGAAGGAGGCAAATAA
- a CDS encoding tetratricopeptide repeat protein → MTSFTAQAQTCINGLCSPSSQEQELGTMAKAEEFFQRGRELDVQGKPQEAIAEYTKAIQIDPNYAQAYFYRSNLLALAGQPQKAIEDAQKAATILESRGELEGAAAMRQHEEMIREGIEDGEW, encoded by the coding sequence ATGACTTCTTTTACTGCTCAAGCTCAGACCTGTATAAATGGTTTGTGTAGTCCAAGTAGTCAAGAACAAGAATTAGGAACTATGGCTAAAGCCGAAGAATTTTTCCAGCGCGGGCGTGAGTTGGATGTACAAGGTAAGCCCCAGGAGGCAATTGCTGAATACACTAAAGCCATCCAGATCGATCCTAATTATGCGCAGGCTTATTTTTACCGAAGTAATCTTCTGGCATTAGCAGGACAACCTCAAAAGGCAATTGAGGATGCACAGAAAGCTGCGACTATCCTTGAGTCTAGAGGAGAGTTAGAAGGGGCAGCCGCGATGCGGCAACACGAAGAAATGATTCGGGAAGGCATTGAAGACGGTGAATGGTGA
- a CDS encoding Uma2 family endonuclease, which produces MMAKHLPHLQSSSRQNLPPLESGDRLTRYEFERRYHAMPHLKKAELIEGVVYLPSPLRFEPHAEPHGNLITWLGVYKAMTPGVRMGDNPTVRLDLDNEPQPDAVLLIDATAGGRSRLSKDGYIEGAPELVAEVAASSAAYDLYDKKTVYRRNGVQEYIVWQVLDQKLDWFVLQDEEYILQKPDEAGIIQSKVFPGLWLAVLSLLEGDMATVLTVVQKGLQSPEHKVFIEQLKHTE; this is translated from the coding sequence ATGATGGCAAAACACTTACCTCACCTGCAATCGAGTTCTAGACAGAACCTACCACCACTTGAAAGCGGCGATCGCCTCACTCGGTACGAATTTGAGCGGCGTTATCATGCCATGCCACACTTAAAAAAAGCTGAACTGATTGAAGGAGTCGTTTACTTGCCATCGCCGCTACGATTTGAACCTCATGCCGAGCCACATGGAAATTTAATCACTTGGCTTGGAGTTTATAAAGCAATGACACCAGGTGTACGGATGGGGGATAATCCCACAGTGCGGCTTGATTTAGATAATGAACCTCAACCTGATGCTGTGCTTTTGATTGACGCAACCGCAGGGGGGCGATCGCGCTTAAGCAAGGATGGCTACATTGAAGGCGCGCCTGAACTCGTCGCAGAAGTTGCTGCTAGCAGTGCAGCTTATGATTTATATGACAAGAAAACCGTTTATCGCCGCAATGGCGTTCAAGAATATATTGTTTGGCAAGTGCTAGACCAAAAATTAGATTGGTTCGTGCTACAGGATGAAGAGTATATCCTACAGAAACCAGATGAGGCTGGCATCATTCAAAGTAAGGTATTTCCAGGGCTATGGTTAGCAGTTTTATCACTACTTGAAGGAGATATGGCAACGGTGCTGACAGTAGTGCAGAAGGGATTGCAGTCACCCGAACATAAGGTGTTTATAGAGCAATTGAAGCATACAGAATAA
- a CDS encoding DUF4346 domain-containing protein, protein MNQTIESLAAIDNKLSQRHIDLDPSGYFIIYLDREAQLICAKHFTNVIDERGLAVDPETGKVIPARGKVERTHTTVYSGRTAKELCVKILEQTQPCPVTRLDHAAYLGREFVRAENALLSGQEYIQD, encoded by the coding sequence ATGAATCAAACGATTGAATCTTTAGCAGCAATCGATAACAAACTTTCACAGCGTCACATTGACCTCGACCCATCAGGATACTTCATTATTTATCTAGATCGCGAAGCTCAATTAATTTGTGCTAAACATTTTACGAACGTCATCGATGAGCGCGGTTTAGCCGTTGACCCCGAAACAGGTAAAGTTATCCCCGCACGCGGTAAAGTTGAACGCACTCACACAACAGTTTATTCTGGTAGAACTGCAAAAGAGCTTTGCGTCAAAATTTTAGAGCAAACTCAGCCTTGTCCAGTGACTCGGTTAGACCATGCGGCTTATCTTGGTCGCGAGTTTGTTCGGGCTGAGAATGCTTTATTGTCTGGGCAAGAATATATTCAGGATTAG
- the psb32 gene encoding photosystem II repair protein Psb32 yields MKLLNPFFNRINYLPRLVVFLIVMLLASTLWIAPVNATSVYQMPQVTAGDRTWVIDQAEVISRINEGKIGSALEDLAKDTGNEVRFVTVRRLDYGETIDSFTQKLFTKWFPTPEAQANQTLLVIDTLTNNTAIRTGDKVKTLLSDDTAQSVVTETVPAPLREGEKYNQAFLDASDRLVAVLSGKEDPGPPQLAQNVSVEGTFKAKDETDTGNATIWVVGLLLAATVIPMATYYLYVR; encoded by the coding sequence ATGAAACTCCTCAATCCATTTTTTAATCGAATAAACTATTTACCGCGTTTAGTGGTGTTCCTCATAGTGATGTTACTCGCATCGACATTGTGGATAGCGCCTGTAAACGCCACGAGTGTGTATCAAATGCCACAAGTCACCGCAGGCGATCGCACTTGGGTAATCGACCAAGCTGAAGTGATCAGCCGGATTAATGAAGGCAAAATTGGCAGCGCTTTGGAAGATTTAGCGAAAGACACAGGCAACGAAGTGAGATTTGTCACCGTCCGTCGTCTTGACTACGGCGAAACCATCGACAGCTTTACACAAAAGTTGTTTACCAAATGGTTCCCAACACCCGAAGCGCAAGCGAATCAAACTCTACTTGTGATTGACACGCTGACCAACAACACCGCAATTCGTACTGGTGACAAAGTTAAGACATTGTTATCAGATGATACGGCTCAAAGTGTCGTGACAGAAACCGTGCCAGCACCGCTGCGTGAAGGTGAAAAATATAACCAAGCTTTCTTAGATGCGAGCGATCGCTTAGTCGCCGTTTTGTCTGGCAAAGAAGATCCAGGACCACCACAACTTGCTCAAAATGTGAGTGTCGAAGGGACATTCAAAGCCAAAGACGAAACCGATACAGGTAACGCAACAATCTGGGTTGTTGGTTTATTACTTGCTGCAACAGTTATTCCTATGGCGACTTACTACTTATACGTTCGGTAG
- the surE gene encoding 5'/3'-nucleotidase SurE yields the protein MTLVLTNDDGIDAPGIRALLKAVNCQGIIVAPKAHLSGCGHQVTTTQPIHVEQRSQVEYAIAGTPADCVRVAISHLFDDVKFVLSGINAGGNMGADAYISGTVAAVREAAFHRVPGIAISHYRKGKRNVDWDVAARWTAHVLADLLQRPFAPGTFWNVNLPHLEPGEPDPEVVFCEPCTQPLPLKYRVEGENLFYVGEYALRDRTPGTDVDVCFSGRIAVTQIKL from the coding sequence ATGACTCTAGTTCTGACAAATGATGATGGTATTGATGCTCCTGGAATTCGAGCTTTGCTTAAAGCTGTGAATTGTCAAGGTATAATCGTCGCACCCAAAGCGCATCTTTCCGGTTGCGGTCATCAAGTGACAACAACGCAGCCAATTCATGTTGAGCAACGATCGCAAGTTGAATATGCGATCGCCGGAACTCCTGCTGATTGTGTTCGAGTAGCTATATCACATCTTTTTGATGATGTCAAGTTTGTGCTATCAGGCATTAATGCTGGGGGTAACATGGGGGCAGATGCTTACATTTCAGGAACCGTGGCGGCAGTGAGAGAAGCGGCATTTCATCGAGTTCCAGGGATTGCGATTTCGCATTATCGAAAAGGCAAAAGAAACGTTGATTGGGATGTTGCTGCGCGTTGGACAGCCCATGTGCTTGCGGATCTTCTACAACGCCCGTTTGCGCCAGGAACATTCTGGAATGTAAACTTACCGCATTTAGAGCCAGGAGAACCCGATCCAGAGGTCGTATTTTGTGAACCTTGTACGCAACCCTTACCATTAAAATATCGTGTCGAGGGAGAAAATTTGTTTTATGTAGGCGAGTACGCCCTGCGCGATCGCACTCCAGGCACCGATGTTGATGTTTGCTTCTCAGGACGCATCGCCGTTACTCAGATCAAACTTTAA
- a CDS encoding Crp/Fnr family transcriptional regulator: MQFMDDQYTAPTSVNPSIYLAPFFQGLPATAVEKAIAHLVTRTHPANQVILLENDWGNSVYFILEGWVKIRTYNLDGKEVTLNILGKAEIFGEMAALDEAPRSTDAITLTPTTIGSMPAQDFITLVQTEPLAGIRLSQLMARRLRQVNRRLRLRESDSVSRVADTLLFLAEGQGIQDEAGIQIPNLPHRELSSLSGLARETVTRVLTKLEKKGLILRQHQILSIPDFKALERLIM, from the coding sequence ATGCAATTTATGGATGACCAATACACCGCTCCTACATCTGTCAATCCATCAATCTACTTGGCACCTTTTTTTCAAGGATTGCCGGCAACAGCTGTGGAAAAAGCGATCGCGCATCTTGTTACGCGAACACATCCAGCCAATCAAGTGATTCTCTTAGAAAACGATTGGGGTAATTCGGTCTATTTTATTCTTGAAGGTTGGGTAAAAATTCGTACTTATAATCTCGATGGCAAAGAAGTCACGCTCAATATTTTGGGCAAAGCAGAAATTTTTGGTGAAATGGCAGCGCTAGATGAAGCACCCCGCTCGACTGATGCGATTACACTCACTCCTACTACGATTGGTAGTATGCCCGCGCAAGATTTCATTACATTAGTTCAAACTGAACCCTTGGCAGGAATTCGATTATCACAACTCATGGCACGGCGCTTACGTCAAGTCAATCGCCGCCTTCGGCTGCGCGAATCTGATAGTGTGTCGCGCGTTGCAGATACGCTGCTATTTTTAGCAGAAGGACAAGGAATACAAGATGAAGCAGGAATCCAAATTCCCAACTTACCGCATCGCGAATTAAGTAGTTTGAGTGGCTTAGCCCGCGAAACGGTGACAAGAGTATTGACAAAATTAGAGAAAAAAGGCTTGATCCTGCGTCAACACCAAATACTTTCTATACCCGATTTCAAAGCACTAGAACGACTAATAATGTAG
- a CDS encoding DUF2232 domain-containing protein yields MSNSVSRNEEYPSKHIETSVSHPLAAKSKSAAPLKMVETAFLASTASLIWFINYYLSLGPLLRIFFPVPIALVYLRWGARAAWMATGVSGLLLSVLLGPTRGILYIMPFALMGVLLGATWHRRAPWIVSIILGALLGTIGFFFRFWVLSVLTGEDLWVYTITQVTRFAEWAFLRLGLLAQPSVLLIEAAAIALVFVQNIVYLFVVHLASWFLLDRLGNSIPRPPHWVQVLMDYEADA; encoded by the coding sequence ATGAGTAATTCCGTCAGCCGTAACGAGGAATACCCTTCAAAACATATAGAAACATCTGTGAGTCATCCTTTAGCCGCAAAAAGCAAGAGTGCTGCGCCGTTAAAGATGGTAGAAACCGCATTTCTTGCAAGTACTGCGAGCTTGATTTGGTTTATCAATTACTATTTATCGCTAGGACCGCTGTTGCGAATTTTCTTTCCTGTACCGATCGCATTAGTTTACCTGCGTTGGGGTGCTAGGGCGGCTTGGATGGCGACTGGCGTTTCCGGATTGCTATTATCAGTACTTTTAGGACCTACACGCGGTATTTTGTATATTATGCCGTTTGCACTAATGGGCGTGTTACTCGGTGCAACATGGCATCGTCGCGCACCTTGGATTGTCTCAATTATTTTAGGTGCGCTCTTGGGTACAATCGGTTTTTTCTTTCGCTTTTGGGTACTATCAGTTTTGACGGGTGAAGATCTGTGGGTATATACGATAACCCAAGTTACAAGATTTGCGGAATGGGCTTTTTTGCGGCTTGGATTGCTTGCACAGCCGAGTGTTTTATTAATTGAAGCAGCCGCGATCGCGCTTGTTTTTGTACAAAATATTGTTTACTTATTTGTCGTCCACTTAGCGTCCTGGTTTCTCCTCGATCGCTTAGGCAATTCGATTCCGCGTCCGCCGCACTGGGTACAAGTTTTAATGGATTACGAAGCAGATGCTTAG